A stretch of Lactiplantibacillus brownii DNA encodes these proteins:
- a CDS encoding glycosyltransferase family 4 protein has translation MYYFLNDNLQYSKSGIEQAEINRLRLFKQHQRSAAIVTRIFSMELHAVMHQAALDDQDVINLFDFFCGSQTVPTKPLMLADFQVPADAIKTRKDRQVQVVQQGKLLMVIYLRGQSDEISNVQYFDVTGKTLKMTWWDTRGMKCLEQFFDWTGKIAQEAYFGPDGQIHLEKLHLLTHAGKERLTWRVLNYRGSSWTFSGLNGLTRFFYDELNANVDDNVFICDRTVECAWGLFNMTTPAHKVLHLHNNHVGDAGDVRYATLNNNYANALNNWDQWDAVISATPQQSEDVAARFGKSIPCFTIPVGYVTAATLATPHVLFNQRQSHLIVQVARLAPEKQQNHSIEAFQQVIRQFPDAKLELWGYANGDTEKALRQQVKAAHLEDSVLFKGYTTDVNAVYNRAQIGLLPSRAEGFSLMLLEAQAHGLPMVANDVKYGPSDIIQDGVSGILTTDGNIQQLADAMLELLSHQDKLAEFSAQAYENATRYSEDAVYQQWQDLLTYFEHEPVTAK, from the coding sequence ATGTATTATTTTTTAAATGATAACTTACAGTATTCAAAGTCTGGAATTGAGCAGGCAGAAATTAACCGATTACGGTTATTTAAGCAGCATCAACGTTCAGCAGCTATTGTCACACGAATTTTTTCAATGGAGCTTCATGCGGTCATGCACCAAGCGGCTTTAGACGATCAAGATGTCATCAACTTATTCGATTTCTTTTGTGGCAGTCAAACGGTTCCCACTAAACCGTTAATGCTTGCTGATTTTCAAGTGCCGGCCGATGCTATTAAAACGCGGAAGGATCGCCAAGTTCAAGTTGTTCAACAAGGCAAATTATTAATGGTGATTTATTTGCGCGGCCAAAGTGATGAAATTAGTAATGTTCAATATTTCGATGTGACTGGTAAAACGCTCAAAATGACTTGGTGGGATACCCGTGGCATGAAATGTTTGGAGCAGTTTTTCGATTGGACGGGTAAGATTGCTCAAGAAGCCTATTTTGGACCAGATGGCCAGATTCATCTCGAAAAACTGCACCTGTTGACTCATGCCGGTAAAGAACGGCTGACTTGGCGCGTCTTGAATTATCGTGGGAGCAGCTGGACCTTCAGTGGGCTGAACGGCCTAACTCGTTTCTTTTACGATGAATTGAATGCTAATGTCGATGACAATGTCTTTATTTGTGATCGAACGGTTGAGTGTGCCTGGGGCTTGTTCAATATGACCACGCCAGCGCACAAAGTTTTGCATTTGCACAATAACCACGTGGGGGATGCTGGCGATGTACGCTATGCGACCTTGAATAATAATTATGCCAACGCGCTCAATAATTGGGACCAATGGGATGCCGTGATCTCGGCCACGCCACAACAGTCTGAAGATGTCGCAGCGCGTTTTGGTAAGTCAATCCCATGTTTCACGATTCCAGTTGGCTATGTCACGGCGGCAACACTAGCCACGCCACACGTGCTATTTAACCAACGTCAATCTCATTTGATCGTTCAAGTGGCCCGGCTCGCGCCAGAAAAACAGCAGAATCATTCAATTGAAGCCTTTCAACAAGTGATTCGCCAATTTCCAGATGCTAAACTCGAATTATGGGGTTATGCCAACGGGGATACTGAGAAGGCGCTACGGCAGCAAGTTAAAGCCGCTCATTTGGAAGATTCAGTCTTGTTTAAGGGATATACGACAGACGTCAACGCGGTCTACAATCGCGCTCAAATTGGGCTGTTACCTAGTCGTGCAGAAGGCTTTTCATTGATGTTATTGGAAGCACAAGCGCACGGCCTACCCATGGTTGCCAACGATGTTAAATATGGGCCAAGTGACATTATTCAAGACGGTGTTAGTGGTATTTTGACGACAGATGGCAATATTCAGCAATTGGCGGATGCGATGTTGGAATTATTGAGTCATCAAGATAAATTGGCTGAATTCAGTGCTCAGGCCTATGAGAATGCGACCCGTTATTCGGAGGATGCTGTTTATCAGCAGTGGCAGGATTTACTGACGTATTTTGAGCATGAGCCGGTGACAGCCAAATAA
- a CDS encoding CapA family protein has translation MTNQANLLSIHEIAEILDGHWVVEPTDDHDLIEHYAIYSGELLHKEKANLWFAMDLPTWQRGTKNTGVYATTFPDSHAKVSQFQNLLKMAIVQHPVAADVPQLQVEDPYAAMVKLFKIVNQRAISKNIGITGTVGKSTMKELVSALLSMKTTTRETPANHNSRTSSKVSILNNSGAEYNVLEIAVASLWYGKQHVGVVEDIKLDFAILTQVGVGQKGYDEHQMADFKTRLAYGLKPGRPFLINGEIANIDEVLTDAQRYTTDLVTYGLTDQCDFVGKIDSNSLLTVTYQNRIVAKLAVAGFDEGLISNIIGALATYHLLVGALDDTTLTAFSAICQAMAKKVSQKVRVNQHELTIVDDTHNAELLSMTNFMDYAQNYPVAPGTKKIFIAGRIINLEKQASQVYGQLVTKFNQSQFDQVYTFGPEIDQVATEFAPHLFAGQFTNMDALIKSLITHLTADTVVFIKGSSRNSNIRRIGRRLVSHADYFANHDDEVAISEIAPSKTAYTLNGVGRLLVVLECLERLTYRKINLTDLVKITQDLAKDRSVNKIGLTIGESQTLLTLLSLAIVAPAPDVIINLAEHLFGGNRAAALGLRKKAQQLGLSDQALVNITGRPTRFAQRTYLSDLEKIGSAYIKLPNEFLSLLSLQRAQPMNSLKSYQKRSQLLKTGKVYGSIFFGPSETNGLIFFNNQTGRHFIAFINAPHISYIDAKIETLIDGGLAATTATAPLKTIKLEQPVVNLLSDTYFGEMYTRARQRRQIDDALQKYGYGYSFEKLGPFFTESAYNIFNFEAVFSEGPSALTGIKPFVLDAKVEPTIQELKKRHFNLAMLGNNHAKDAGATALINTVTAFHQADISTIGAGIDQADSRRLIEFEYDGQKTALFNGYWYRNPAYNLFDFYAKTTSAGVNCLDTLVWEDVRAYRRQHPQAKIIVSAHWGNDFHESILPAQQATAERLVNAGADLIIGHGPHILQPLKFIGHAPVVYSIGNGVFNNNGEFVKRGCLAYGATVRLNLAKGELYLCPFYANNRETFWQPDFVNDEDFKEAANVFGRQYATTKLAGLNAVKLSF, from the coding sequence ATGACGAACCAAGCTAACCTTCTAAGCATCCACGAAATTGCCGAAATTTTAGATGGTCACTGGGTAGTTGAACCAACCGATGATCACGACCTAATTGAACACTATGCCATCTATTCAGGCGAATTATTACATAAAGAAAAAGCTAACTTATGGTTTGCGATGGACTTGCCCACTTGGCAACGCGGCACGAAAAATACAGGTGTTTACGCGACCACCTTTCCAGATTCTCATGCCAAGGTCAGTCAGTTTCAAAACTTATTAAAGATGGCCATCGTGCAACATCCGGTTGCTGCGGATGTCCCGCAATTACAGGTTGAAGATCCTTATGCAGCAATGGTCAAGCTATTCAAAATCGTCAATCAACGTGCCATCAGTAAAAACATCGGCATTACTGGAACTGTTGGCAAAAGTACCATGAAAGAATTAGTCTCTGCACTGTTATCAATGAAAACAACCACTCGTGAAACGCCTGCAAATCATAATTCACGCACGTCTTCAAAAGTTTCTATTTTAAACAATAGTGGCGCTGAATACAACGTTTTGGAAATTGCCGTGGCGTCCCTGTGGTATGGCAAACAACATGTCGGTGTTGTTGAGGATATAAAACTTGATTTTGCCATTTTAACGCAAGTTGGGGTGGGTCAAAAAGGTTACGACGAACACCAAATGGCCGATTTTAAAACACGGCTTGCTTACGGCTTAAAACCAGGTCGACCTTTTCTAATCAATGGTGAAATCGCTAATATTGATGAAGTCTTAACCGATGCTCAGCGTTACACGACTGACCTCGTGACCTATGGCTTAACAGACCAGTGTGATTTCGTCGGGAAAATTGATTCAAACAGCCTTTTAACCGTAACTTACCAAAATCGCATTGTGGCAAAACTAGCGGTCGCTGGTTTTGATGAAGGCCTGATTAGCAACATCATTGGTGCTTTAGCCACCTATCACTTACTTGTTGGTGCCCTAGATGACACTACTTTGACTGCTTTCAGTGCAATTTGTCAGGCTATGGCGAAAAAAGTCTCTCAAAAAGTACGCGTCAATCAGCACGAGCTAACGATTGTCGATGATACCCATAATGCCGAATTACTATCCATGACTAACTTTATGGACTACGCCCAAAATTATCCAGTTGCTCCTGGTACTAAAAAAATCTTCATCGCCGGCCGAATTATTAATTTGGAAAAGCAAGCGTCTCAAGTTTACGGACAATTAGTAACGAAATTCAATCAGAGTCAATTTGATCAAGTCTATACCTTTGGACCAGAAATTGATCAAGTCGCGACTGAATTTGCACCGCACTTGTTTGCCGGCCAATTTACGAACATGGATGCCTTAATCAAATCATTAATAACGCATTTAACGGCTGATACGGTGGTTTTCATTAAAGGTTCTAGTCGTAATTCCAATATTCGTCGTATTGGTCGTCGACTTGTCAGCCACGCTGATTATTTTGCCAATCATGACGATGAAGTCGCAATTTCAGAAATTGCTCCTAGCAAGACTGCCTACACTCTCAATGGCGTCGGCCGTTTACTAGTTGTTTTAGAATGCTTAGAACGACTGACTTATCGGAAAATCAACCTGACCGATTTAGTTAAGATCACGCAAGACTTAGCTAAAGATCGTAGTGTCAATAAAATTGGCTTAACTATTGGCGAATCACAAACCCTGTTGACCTTACTGAGCTTGGCCATTGTCGCCCCAGCACCTGACGTCATCATTAACTTAGCAGAACATCTCTTTGGTGGTAATCGTGCTGCAGCGCTTGGACTACGAAAAAAAGCCCAGCAACTTGGCCTATCCGATCAAGCACTAGTGAATATTACGGGTCGTCCGACTCGTTTCGCGCAACGGACCTATTTAAGTGATTTGGAAAAGATCGGCTCAGCTTATATCAAACTCCCCAATGAATTCTTGAGTCTCCTAAGTCTTCAGCGGGCACAACCAATGAATAGCCTTAAAAGTTACCAAAAGCGCTCACAACTTTTAAAGACTGGCAAAGTTTATGGTTCCATTTTCTTTGGGCCATCAGAAACTAACGGTTTGATTTTCTTTAATAACCAGACTGGCAGACATTTCATTGCTTTTATTAATGCGCCTCACATCAGCTATATTGACGCTAAAATTGAAACACTAATTGACGGTGGTCTAGCCGCAACCACTGCAACTGCGCCATTGAAGACAATTAAGTTGGAACAACCCGTTGTTAACTTGCTCAGCGATACTTACTTTGGCGAGATGTACACCCGAGCACGGCAACGGCGGCAAATTGACGATGCGCTACAAAAGTACGGTTATGGCTATTCCTTTGAAAAGCTCGGACCATTCTTCACTGAATCTGCCTATAACATTTTCAACTTTGAAGCCGTTTTTTCAGAAGGCCCTAGTGCCTTAACCGGCATCAAACCGTTCGTGTTAGATGCAAAAGTTGAACCCACCATTCAAGAATTAAAGAAGCGACATTTTAACTTGGCTATGCTAGGAAACAATCATGCCAAAGATGCTGGTGCGACAGCTTTAATCAATACCGTGACTGCCTTCCATCAAGCTGACATTTCAACGATTGGTGCTGGGATTGATCAAGCAGACAGTCGCCGCTTGATTGAATTTGAGTATGATGGTCAAAAGACGGCGCTATTCAATGGCTACTGGTACCGCAATCCGGCCTATAATTTATTTGATTTCTACGCAAAAACGACCAGTGCAGGTGTGAACTGTCTGGACACCTTAGTTTGGGAAGATGTGCGAGCCTACAGACGGCAACATCCGCAGGCTAAAATAATTGTCAGTGCCCATTGGGGTAACGACTTTCACGAAAGCATCCTACCAGCCCAACAGGCGACCGCTGAAAGGCTAGTCAACGCTGGGGCTGACTTAATTATTGGGCACGGTCCTCACATCTTACAACCACTTAAATTTATCGGGCATGCGCCAGTTGTTTACAGTATCGGCAATGGGGTCTTTAACAATAATGGTGAATTTGTCAAACGGGGTTGTTTAGCTTATGGCGCAACGGTTCGACTTAATTTAGCAAAAGGCGAGTTGTACCTGTGCCCATTTTATGCGAACAACCGCGAAACATTTTGGCAACCAGATTTCGTCAATGATGAAGATTTCAAAGAAGCCGCCAACGTTTTCGGCAGACAGTATGCCACAACTAAATTAGCTGGTTTGAATGCAGTTAAGCTTTCGTTCTGA
- the rihC gene encoding ribonucleoside hydrolase RihC — MPTKLIMDTDPGIDDAAAITIAINYPDFDLDLITTVAGNVTVDKTTLNALKLTRFFNSKVPVAGGAPQPLIKPFEDAVRVHGVSGMPGYDFPTDLAKPLPMTAVEALRDHIMQAAEPITLVPTGAYTNIALLFKTYPEVKTHIKEIIAMGGTLGRGNMTSAAEFNVFTDPHAAEIMYQSGVPITMVGLDVTLKALLTPETMQKLPTLGRTGTMLHALFNHYGDGDQTGLPMHDVNTLFYLLHPEAFTTQKMWIDVQTEGPANGETVGDTRGAYHNGQTNATVCVDIDARAFNSWFLDTVAAIG, encoded by the coding sequence ATGCCAACTAAGCTTATTATGGATACCGATCCTGGAATCGACGATGCGGCCGCAATTACGATTGCCATCAACTATCCCGATTTCGATCTCGATTTAATCACTACGGTGGCCGGTAACGTGACCGTCGATAAAACGACTTTAAATGCCTTAAAATTAACACGTTTCTTCAATAGTAAGGTGCCAGTCGCAGGCGGTGCACCACAGCCATTGATCAAACCATTCGAAGATGCTGTGCGCGTCCACGGGGTTTCCGGGATGCCCGGTTACGATTTCCCAACGGATCTGGCAAAACCGCTACCGATGACCGCCGTGGAAGCCTTGCGTGATCACATCATGCAAGCGGCCGAACCAATCACGCTCGTCCCAACGGGTGCTTACACGAATATTGCACTACTTTTTAAAACTTATCCAGAAGTTAAAACTCATATCAAAGAAATCATCGCCATGGGTGGCACACTTGGTCGCGGCAACATGACCAGCGCGGCCGAATTCAACGTCTTTACTGACCCACATGCTGCCGAAATCATGTATCAATCTGGCGTGCCAATTACGATGGTTGGCTTAGATGTGACTCTGAAAGCCTTGTTGACACCTGAAACGATGCAAAAATTACCGACACTTGGTCGTACCGGGACGATGTTGCATGCCTTGTTCAATCATTACGGTGATGGCGATCAAACTGGCCTCCCTATGCATGACGTCAATACGCTATTCTACTTGCTCCACCCAGAGGCTTTCACCACACAAAAAATGTGGATCGATGTTCAAACCGAAGGCCCAGCAAATGGCGAAACCGTTGGCGATACGCGTGGCGCTTATCACAACGGTCAGACTAATGCGACGGTTTGCGTGGATATTGATGCACGTGCCTTTAATAGCTGGTTCTTGGATACTGTCGCAGCTATCGGATAA
- a CDS encoding oxidoreductase: MAKPRVILITGASSGIGKATALKLQAQGNIVYGAARRIEKMTDLAAAGVHVLKIDVTDEKTLVAAVETIKVEQQRLDILINNAGYGSYGALEDVPLAEGERQFKVNVFGVMRLTQLVLPIMRAQHRGRIINVSSIGGKIYQPLSAWYMGTKHAVEGMSDALRMEVAPFGIDVAIIEPGGIKTEWAGIAEKQLLSISGETAYHDQAIKVGAMLSLFDQFASNPGVIAKLMVRAVNDVKPKTRYHAGMGAGLSLTARKWLSDRQFDKMMTQAVNGAAKLSKLEHHGQRAGKRHYSHN, encoded by the coding sequence ATGGCAAAACCACGGGTAATCTTAATTACAGGGGCGTCTTCAGGAATTGGCAAGGCGACCGCATTAAAGCTTCAAGCACAAGGTAACATTGTTTACGGTGCCGCCCGGCGGATTGAAAAAATGACGGACCTCGCCGCAGCCGGTGTTCACGTTTTAAAAATTGACGTCACGGATGAAAAAACGTTAGTCGCCGCAGTTGAGACAATCAAAGTGGAACAGCAGCGCTTAGATATTTTGATCAATAACGCTGGTTATGGGTCTTATGGGGCGTTGGAAGATGTGCCATTAGCTGAAGGTGAACGTCAATTCAAAGTGAACGTCTTTGGGGTGATGCGTTTGACCCAGTTAGTGTTACCAATTATGCGAGCCCAACACCGCGGCCGTATCATTAACGTTTCATCAATTGGTGGCAAAATTTACCAGCCATTGAGTGCGTGGTATATGGGGACTAAACATGCGGTTGAAGGCATGAGTGATGCGTTACGAATGGAAGTAGCGCCATTTGGCATTGATGTCGCCATTATTGAACCAGGTGGGATCAAGACTGAATGGGCTGGAATCGCAGAAAAACAGTTGCTGTCGATTTCTGGTGAGACGGCCTATCATGATCAAGCGATAAAAGTTGGGGCCATGCTGTCTTTGTTTGATCAGTTTGCTTCCAATCCCGGTGTCATTGCGAAATTAATGGTGCGAGCCGTCAATGATGTGAAACCGAAAACACGTTATCACGCAGGTATGGGGGCTGGCTTATCGCTAACTGCCCGCAAATGGTTGTCAGATCGACAGTTTGATAAAATGATGACTCAAGCAGTGAACGGCGCGGCCAAGCTGTCGAAATTGGAACATCACGGTCAACGGGCCGGCAAACGACATTACAGTCATAACTAG
- a CDS encoding ABC transporter permease/substrate-binding protein, with the protein MQTLIQTFMERRGDLLTALWQHLGISIAALVIAMVIAIPLAIWAVRRPKMAEGLLQLTSVLQTIPSLALLGLLIPLVGIGTVPAVIALVIYALLPIFQNTYLGISEIDDSIEEAADAFGMSRMRKLLKVEIPIALPQIISGIRTALVLIIGTATLAALIGAGGLGTFIMLGIDRNNTSLLLIGAISSALLAIILSALVRWFQTAKPKQALTVFAIIVALLGGGGAYSVYASRTETITIAGKLGSEPEILINMYKDLIEASDAHVKVALKPNFGKTTFLFSALKHDQIDIYPEFTGSVLETLVKGNNPKSMTAAATYKLAKQRLAKQDEMSLLKPMAYNNTYALAVTKKFKQAHHLETISDLTQVDSLLKPGMTLEFIDRDDGLKGLKKAYGLDVTAKSMEPALRYEAISKGRINLVDAYSTDSELRQYHLAILKDDKRFFPTYQGAPLMKTSFANKHPKVVQALNKLAGKISETDMQEMNYEVNVKKESAATVAHNYLVKHGLLEGSN; encoded by the coding sequence ATGCAGACCTTGATTCAAACATTTATGGAACGTCGCGGAGACTTACTCACGGCGTTATGGCAACATTTGGGTATTTCAATCGCCGCATTAGTGATTGCGATGGTGATTGCCATTCCACTCGCTATTTGGGCCGTTCGGCGACCCAAAATGGCTGAGGGGTTACTCCAGCTGACCAGTGTGTTACAGACGATTCCCTCACTGGCTCTTTTAGGGTTGTTGATTCCGTTAGTCGGAATCGGGACGGTGCCTGCAGTCATTGCGTTAGTCATCTATGCGCTGTTACCGATCTTTCAAAATACGTATTTGGGTATTTCGGAAATCGACGACTCGATTGAAGAAGCTGCGGATGCTTTTGGCATGTCACGGATGCGTAAGTTGCTTAAAGTAGAAATTCCAATTGCGCTCCCCCAAATTATTTCTGGGATTCGAACCGCGTTAGTTCTGATCATTGGGACAGCCACCTTGGCGGCTTTAATTGGTGCCGGTGGTCTGGGGACCTTTATCATGCTGGGGATTGACCGAAATAACACGTCATTATTGCTGATTGGCGCAATTTCGTCCGCACTCCTGGCAATCATTTTATCCGCCCTAGTCCGTTGGTTTCAAACCGCGAAGCCGAAGCAAGCTTTAACCGTTTTTGCTATTATTGTGGCTTTGCTCGGTGGTGGCGGTGCGTATAGCGTGTATGCGAGCCGGACGGAAACGATTACTATTGCGGGTAAACTAGGCTCAGAACCTGAAATATTAATTAACATGTATAAAGATTTAATTGAAGCGAGTGACGCGCATGTCAAAGTCGCGCTGAAACCTAACTTTGGGAAGACAACGTTCTTATTTAGTGCGTTGAAACATGACCAAATCGACATTTATCCTGAATTTACTGGTTCGGTATTGGAAACGTTAGTTAAAGGAAATAACCCTAAGAGTATGACAGCTGCGGCCACCTACAAACTAGCCAAACAACGACTAGCGAAACAGGATGAAATGTCACTATTAAAGCCGATGGCCTATAACAACACCTATGCGTTGGCAGTCACGAAAAAATTCAAACAAGCACATCACCTTGAAACCATCAGCGATTTAACACAGGTGGATTCGTTGTTGAAACCAGGTATGACTTTGGAATTTATCGACCGCGATGATGGCTTAAAGGGGTTGAAAAAGGCGTATGGCTTAGATGTGACAGCTAAATCAATGGAGCCAGCCTTGCGTTACGAAGCAATTAGTAAAGGCCGCATCAATTTAGTCGACGCGTATTCAACTGATAGTGAATTACGACAATATCATCTGGCAATTTTAAAGGATGACAAACGTTTCTTCCCAACCTATCAAGGGGCACCGTTGATGAAGACGAGTTTCGCGAACAAGCATCCGAAAGTTGTCCAAGCATTGAACAAGTTAGCTGGGAAGATTTCGGAAACGGACATGCAGGAAATGAATTATGAAGTGAACGTCAAGAAAGAATCCGCCGCAACGGTTGCACACAACTATCTAGTCAAGCACGGGTTATTAGAAGGGAGCAACTAG
- a CDS encoding ABC transporter ATP-binding protein has translation MTTAIEFKHVKKDFNGNNVIPDLNLSVKKGELFVLVGTSGSGKTTSLKMINRLEPLSAGEILVNNQDATTVPVRDLRWNMGYVLQQIALFPTMTVAQNIAVIPEMKGTPKKEIAQTIDELLDEVGLAPKVYRNRMPDELSGGEQQRIGILRAIASKPSIVLMDEPFSALDPLSRQQLQDLVLSLHQRYDNTIVFVTHDMSEALKLGDRIGVMRHGELLQVDTPTAIAQHPVNDFVRDFFGASRAKNVYDIYVGRVGLVQGYLKQKPTVAAGRIQTLDAQATLRTGFEALSNHDYLAITDDQVVQGYLDRQTVMAYLSEHEND, from the coding sequence ATGACGACAGCAATTGAGTTTAAACACGTTAAGAAAGATTTCAATGGAAACAATGTCATCCCAGACTTGAATCTCAGTGTCAAAAAAGGCGAATTATTCGTGTTAGTTGGGACTTCTGGTAGTGGCAAAACGACCTCGCTAAAAATGATCAACCGACTAGAGCCGTTAAGTGCCGGCGAAATTTTAGTCAATAATCAAGATGCTACCACGGTTCCCGTACGAGATCTGCGCTGGAACATGGGCTATGTGCTTCAGCAGATTGCCTTATTTCCAACCATGACAGTGGCGCAAAATATTGCAGTCATTCCAGAAATGAAAGGCACGCCGAAGAAAGAAATTGCGCAAACAATTGACGAGTTATTGGATGAAGTTGGGTTAGCGCCAAAAGTTTATCGGAATCGGATGCCAGATGAGTTATCTGGTGGGGAGCAGCAGCGGATCGGGATTTTACGCGCTATTGCTTCGAAACCGTCGATTGTTTTGATGGATGAGCCATTCAGTGCGTTAGACCCGTTGTCACGCCAACAGTTACAAGATTTGGTCTTGTCATTACATCAACGCTATGACAATACGATTGTCTTTGTCACCCATGATATGAGTGAGGCATTGAAGTTGGGCGACCGAATCGGTGTGATGCGGCACGGCGAGTTATTGCAAGTGGACACACCAACTGCCATTGCCCAACATCCTGTTAATGACTTTGTCCGTGACTTTTTCGGTGCGAGTCGTGCTAAAAACGTCTATGATATTTATGTTGGGCGAGTTGGGTTGGTCCAAGGTTATTTGAAACAAAAGCCAACTGTAGCGGCTGGTCGAATTCAAACCTTAGATGCTCAAGCGACGCTACGGACTGGCTTTGAAGCGCTAAGTAATCATGATTATTTAGCAATTACTGATGACCAGGTCGTCCAAGGCTATTTGGATCGGCAGACCGTGATGGCCTATTTGAGTGAACATGAAAATGATTAG
- a CDS encoding dihydrolipoyl dehydrogenase family protein, with product MAKQYDVIVIGGGPAGTAMASGLKAQGKSVLIVEADLWGGTCPNRGCDPKKILLSAVEAKQAATNLQSHGLAGIPKVDWPALMATKRGYTNGINDGTLNGLQAQKIETIHGQAYFQTDGQLTVDGEVVNGTDIVIATGQRPAILPIKGHEYFKTSTDFLDLDAMPKRVTFVGGGYVGFELATIARAAGAEVHLIHHNDRPLKEFDPELVKALMANLTTQGVTFDLDVDLKQITKTATGLTLSDGQGFKLDTDLVICSAGRLPNDDHLGLENVGVTVGRHGIQVNDHLQTAAAHIYAIGDVSDTPVPKLTPLAGYEARYLVGELVKSGAAITYPVVPTQVYASPKLAKVGVTAVQAAKAPTKYRISSLDMTKWFTYYRLQTPQALAKVVVDRQSGLIVGASCLSEIADEMINYLTLLIQKQISLSEMQKLVVAYPTPASDLQYLY from the coding sequence ATGGCAAAACAATATGATGTAATCGTAATTGGTGGTGGCCCCGCGGGGACTGCGATGGCGAGTGGTTTAAAGGCTCAAGGCAAATCGGTCCTAATTGTAGAAGCTGATTTGTGGGGCGGCACTTGTCCTAACCGTGGTTGTGATCCCAAGAAGATTTTGTTGAGTGCGGTTGAAGCGAAACAGGCCGCAACTAACTTACAAAGTCATGGTTTAGCAGGTATTCCTAAGGTAGATTGGCCAGCTCTGATGGCAACCAAACGTGGCTATACTAACGGAATTAATGATGGAACTTTGAATGGCTTACAAGCTCAAAAGATTGAGACGATTCATGGGCAGGCTTATTTCCAAACTGACGGACAATTAACGGTCGATGGTGAAGTCGTTAACGGCACTGATATTGTGATTGCGACCGGTCAACGACCAGCTATTTTGCCGATTAAAGGACACGAGTATTTTAAAACGAGCACGGATTTCTTAGATTTAGATGCCATGCCAAAACGGGTGACCTTTGTCGGTGGGGGCTATGTTGGCTTTGAGTTAGCGACGATTGCACGAGCTGCCGGCGCTGAAGTACACTTGATTCACCATAATGACCGGCCTTTAAAAGAATTTGATCCAGAGCTGGTGAAAGCATTGATGGCTAACTTGACGACTCAGGGGGTAACGTTCGATCTCGACGTTGATCTCAAGCAAATCACAAAAACGGCTACAGGATTGACGTTGTCAGATGGTCAAGGATTCAAATTGGACACTGATTTGGTGATTTGTTCTGCGGGACGTCTGCCGAATGATGATCACCTCGGTTTGGAAAATGTGGGTGTGACGGTTGGGCGCCATGGCATTCAAGTTAATGATCATTTACAAACGGCAGCCGCACACATTTATGCGATTGGTGATGTCAGTGATACACCGGTTCCTAAGTTGACCCCGTTAGCTGGTTATGAAGCGCGTTACTTGGTCGGTGAATTGGTGAAGTCTGGGGCGGCCATCACCTATCCAGTTGTGCCGACGCAAGTTTATGCTTCGCCAAAACTCGCTAAAGTTGGGGTTACAGCCGTTCAAGCAGCCAAAGCACCTACCAAGTATCGGATCAGCTCATTAGATATGACAAAGTGGTTCACTTATTATCGGTTACAAACGCCGCAAGCCTTGGCTAAAGTGGTGGTTGATCGGCAAAGTGGCTTAATTGTTGGTGCTAGTTGTTTGAGTGAGATTGCGGATGAAATGATCAACTATTTGACACTTTTGATTCAAAAGCAAATTAGTTTGTCAGAAATGCAAAAGTTGGTCGTCGCTTATCCGACACCAGCCAGTGACTTACAATATTTATACTAA